The Strix uralensis isolate ZFMK-TIS-50842 chromosome 16, bStrUra1, whole genome shotgun sequence genome has a window encoding:
- the RMI2 gene encoding recQ-mediated genome instability protein 2 yields the protein MAGPAPGPPVKVLAAQLRGAVRGACGTWQLGRAEAGRAPLRLRAVWMQGTVLEVERGGGHGGSARLQDGSGPFTVLGVENVPKGRPCLSAGKYVMVMGVVRSCSPEPVLRAIKMTDLSENPVHKNMWSLEVEDLHRVIP from the exons ATGGCCGggcccgcgccggggccgccggTGAAGGTGCTGGCCGCCCAGCTGcggggggcggtgcggggcgcCTGCGGGACGTGGCAGCTGGGGCGGGCGGAGGCGGGCCGGGCGCCGCTGCGCCTGCGGGCCGTGTGGATGCAGGGGACCGTGCTGGAGGtggagcgcggcggcggccacGGCGGCTCGGCCCGGCTGCAGGACGGCAGCGGCCCCTTCACCGTGCTGGGGGTGGAGAACGTGCCCAAAGGGCGGCCCTGCCTCAGCGCAG GGAAGTATGTAATGGTGATGGGTGTGGTGCGGTCCTGCAGTCCTGAGCCTGTTCTTCGAGCGATAAAGATGACAGATCTTTCTGAAAACCCTGTGCATAAGAATATGTGGAGCCTTGAAGTGGAGGATTTGCACAGAGTCATCCCCTAG
- the SOCS1 gene encoding suppressor of cytokine signaling 1, translating into MVAHSKVSADNAVAADPRCLLDPPARDRSQARGYHGPGRPSTVQAQSNTHFRTFRSQADFSSITRASSLLDACGFYWGPLTVNAAHEKLKSEPEGTFLIRDSTQKNCFFAISVKTATGPTSIRINFQTGRFSLDGSKETFDCLFKLLEHYLSSPRKVLVTPLRKVRVQPLQELCRKSIVKTFGRENLNQIPLNPVLKDYLKSFPFQI; encoded by the coding sequence ATGGTAGCGCACAGCAAGGTGTCAGCAGATAATGCAGTTGCAGCAGACCCGAGATGTCTACTTGACCCTCCAGCACGGGATCGTTCACAGGCTCGAGGCTACCACGGCCCAGGCCGGCCCAGCACTGTGCAGGCACAGAGCAACACGCACTTCCGAACCTTTCGCTCGCAAGCGGATTTTAGTAGCATCACTCGAGCAAGCAGCCTGCTGGATGCCTGTGGCTTCTACTGGGGACCTCTGACTGTCAATGCTGCCCACGAGAAGCTGAAATCTGAGCCTGAGGGCACCTTCCTCATCAGGGACAGCACACAAAAGAATTGCTTCTTTGCCATCAGTGTTAAGACTGCCACTGGGCCCACCAGCATCCGGATAAACTTTCAGACTGGGCGATTCAGCCTCGATGGCAGCAAAGAGACTTTTGACTGTCTTTTTAAGCTGCTGGAACATTACCTAAGCTCGCCGAGGAAGGTACTGGTTACCCCCCTGCGCAAAGTCCGTGTGCAGCCCTTGCAGGAGCTCTGCCGGAAGAGCATTGTGAAGACTTTTGGAAGAGAGAACTTAAACCAGATTCCTCTCAATCCTGTTTTAAAGGACTATCTGAAATCCTTCCCATTTCAGATATAA